The genome window CCAGATgaccaaaagtacacccagtactacaaaaaattattcggcaccccgccTCTATTATCagcaaccaggtgatcaaaagtacgtccagtgctacaaaaattattcggtagcctgtcgctattaccaccaaccaggtgatcaaaagtacgcccagtactccaaaattattcggcaacctgccgctattaccaccaaccaagtgatcaaaagtacgtccggtactctaaaattattcggcagcctaccgctattatcaccaactaggtgatcaaaattacgcccagtacttcaaattatacatgagcattactcatgtcaatcatacataaaaattcatgagcattactcatatcaatcatacataaacattcatgagcattactcttatcaatcatacataaacattcatgagcatcactcatgtcaacattcatgagcatcactcatatcaacatccatgagcatcactcatgtcaatcaacataaacattcatgagcatcactcatgtcaatcagcttcaaaagcttcatttatagagctctagcttcaaaagcttcatttaccaaagctttagcttcaaaagcttcatttacaaaagctctagcttcaaaagcttcatttatagagctacaacttcaaaagctttatttacaaaagctctagcttaaAAAGCtccatttacagagctccagctgcaaagcttcacttgcaaagcttcacctacaaagcttcagtgcagggtatacaaataccgtctccgaacaaccgccacttcgacccatacatggattcaatttgaagtctccagccaacatactctattgaccgaagacttgggggactacattatgtaccatatattgggcctcaactgggcctcatgaaaaatacttaggggactctagcccatcatttatgtactgaggagcgatcccttattctataaaagggactccctcactttcattagagagcacccattcttcatgtattgagaagcgagcccttattttataaaaaggacttcctcaccatcattagagaacatcaactttagcccattattcatgtattaaggagagagcccttattctataaaagggactccctcaccatcattagagagcatcgcctcctactgagcaaccgcttcGCCACGAGCATCGACTCTAgctcatcatttatgtattgaggagcaagcccttattctataaaagggattccctcacctccaacgccacaagccgagccaactaaGGCAACATCAGCCACAAGCTGAGCAGCCTTTTAACATGTGCTACATCTAGTTGAGcctcatttcacattgagcgccgcctcatatcgagtattcagCTCTAGATgatatctagttacttcggcccacacatggactgaatttcaagtctccagccaaaagactatcttgactgaagacttgggggactactgtttataccatacttaggggtggtttgggagtgaggtgcttaaaaaaaaaacatccatgaaaaaaagctgtgagggttttaggtgtttggtaaactgaaaaaaaaaaggcttattttggaagttgctgtgagaataagctgaaatcaaagggaaaagttgaagctgctatttgtagctttggaaaactggctttttttcaaagcacacagagctacagtgctcctttaatgaaaagacccactatcagactgtttttttttttcaaaagcacttttacaaaaaagtttaccaaacactctgctgatttttttcacagccgcttattctcacagcagctttttttcaaagcacagcaataccaaaccagcccttagggtctccgtatttagatctcgtacaaatactcggggtacttaaatgtaattatgtaataaaggaatgggcaaatatgtaataagtgagaagccattattctataaaaggactcatcaccctcacaattagggggaggtcatttcttaagccttctcacccctctcagaGCCTCACcctcattacagaggctctcttcatctctctccctcacaaacagagaaatacataatcagtgtggacgtagcccaaatcttggggtgaaccacgatacatcttatgttatttactttacttgcagattcacggtcggatttacgttgttccaagacctccggttttgtgcatcaacaaagtatGTCAGATGTTAAAAAGTATTTGAATTTTAAGaatgaaaatgataaacatACACTGTTTTTAACTTCTCACACAACGCTTGTTCCTACCGCATGTTGTTTCTActtgatttgtttaatttaatgATTAGAAATAAAGAGAAGTGCATGAGAAGCTAAAAGAAACTGCTTACAATCCCAAATGAATGCGAATGAATCATTGAAAATTTAAATCGCCTAAATTATTTAAACGCCCAAACTCATCAGGAATGTCAAGATGGCCGAGTTGGTCTAAGGCGCCAGTTTCAGGTACTGGTCCGAAAGGGCATGGGTTCGAATCCCATTcttgacaaaataaaaattttccatttttttttctttttcgacttttttttccttttttttttctttttcaacatttttttccaattttttatgtttgacaTCAAGATGAAAATCAGAAgaccaaaaatataatataacttTAAATTACTGATACAATAAGACCTAAGGCAAACAACTGCATTTAAATGTTTTAATATAAAGctaaacaaattttaaaacttTAATCAACGTTTTGTATGCTACAGTGCCGACTTTTTGAGTTGCCACGAGTTTTAGAGCATGTAGTTCCACTATGTGCCTTACCGGGCAGACTATCCAAATCAATGTCCGAAAACGAAGAGTAAGATGCGTACACTCTCTTCCCAGCTGATCCACAAGCGCAGCGCCTTACGTGCTGCGCCGCGTGCGATCCAACCTTGCACGGTACCTTGATGCAACACCAGACAACGGTTAAAGGGCAACAAATGCACAGTAAACAGGCATTGCAGAGAAACTGCGTGGCTTTTTCGCTCCATTTCGCCTTTCGTCCATGAGAAGAAGTGTAACTAGAAACAGATTGAGAATCCGAAGGCCTTGCAGTGTTCATCTTGCGTCGTTTGACATCGAAGGATTCGTTTAACGTAGCTTTCTTTTTGCTCTGTTACTCCTTATGTAAGGTTCTATCAAGTTGCTGTTCAgtgtcttctttttcttcctttttcctcCTTTCTGTTTTACTTTCTGTGCAAGCTTTTCACTTTTTATCATCTCAGCAGAGCACTTGAAATATACTCCGGACGCCTTACGGGGTGCTTGATTCGTCAAGGACCAACTGCCTTGGAATATCGAAAGGCAAAGCAAAAGGGGGAACTGCGCGCCGTTGCAGGACGGGGAGGGAAGGGTGGAAAAAGAAAGACAGAAACCTTCTCAACCCTATGATGGATCAGGTTCCCTTAAACTTTTTCGAGTTTTAACGATGGATATTGTTGTTCATAAAGTAGCAGAATCTTATCTCAAACCTATCGTTATGCATCGATGCAGAAACCGTTCGCTCTGAAAGAATCCGATTCCAAATCGAGGATAATCTGTTGTCCTGGTGGAAGCAAAGCATATTTCAAGTAATAACAGACTGAGCAATATtaatgttgttgatgcacaaaaccggatggtcttggtacaacgtaaatccgaccgtgaatctgcatgaaatgtaaatgacacaagagttatcgtggttcaccccaaggtttgggctacgtccacactgattatgtatttatttgagggaatagaGAGGAAGAGGGTGAAAGCttctgagagcttctgaggatgagagaggggatctcaggcctaggaattggcctccgagagtgagagtgaaGCCTCTCTCAATTGttagggtgaggagtccttttatagaataagggctcctcacttattacatatttgccccttcctttatcacataattacatttaagtcccccgagtatttgtacgagatctaaatacgaggccctaaatatggtataaacagtagtcccccaagtcttcagtcaagagagtcttttggctggagacttgaaattcagtccatgtgtgggccgaagtaactagatgtcgtctagaactaatgcttgatatgaggcggtgcccaatctgaaatgatgctcaactagaagtagcacatgttgcgaggccgctttgcttgtagcttgtgttgccttggttggctcggcttgtggcgtttgaaggtgagggagtcccttttatagaataagggctcgttcctcaatacataaatgatgggctagagttgatgctcgcggcgaggcggttgctcagctggcggcgtttctctctaatgaaggtgagggagtcccttttataaaataagggttcactcctcagtacatgaataatgggtgctctctaatgaaagtgagggattcccttttatagaataagggctcactcctcaatacataagtgatgggctagagtctcccaagtattttttatgaggcccagttgaggcccaatatatggtacataatgtagtcccccaagtcttcggtcaatagagtctgttggctggagacttcaaattgaatccatgtatgggccgaagtggcggttgttcggatgtggtatttgtataccctgcactgaagctttgtaagtgaagctttgcaagtgaagctttgaagctagagctctgtaaatgaagttttcgaagctggagcttttataaatgaagcttttgaagctagagctctgtaaatgaagtctttgaagctagagctctgtaaatgaagtctttgaagctagagctcttgtaaatgaagcttttgaagctagagctcttgtgaatgaagcttttgaagctagagctcttgtgaatgaagcttttgaagctagagctctgtaaatgaagtctttgaagctagagctcttgtaaatgaagtctttgaagcggatttgacatgagtgatgctcatgcatgtttatgttgattgacatgagtgatgcttatggatgtttatatgagtgatgcttatggatgtttatgttgattgacatggatgttgacatgagtgatgctcatgaatgttgatatgagtgatgctcatgaatgtttatgtatgattggatgagtgatgctcatgaatgtttatgtatgattgacatgagtaatgctcatgtatgacttgaagtactgggcgtacttttgatcacctgattggtggtaatagcggcaggttgtcgaataattgtggagtattgggcgtacttttgatgacctggttggagataatagtggcaggttgccgaataattgttgAGTATGGGTCGTACTgttgatcgcctggttggagctattttgagcttatgggccttcgctctccacacaacattccagcccatttattttgggctttgcctctttttttttttttttttttttttttttttttttttttttaccctctgatggggtttatacagatgtcttcgaaagataagaaaaataaattacatcacttTAATGTAAGGAAACCTTTATCTTCCTTCTAGGTCTTTCCGTAGCTTTCTCAGAAAAtaggaacatgcatgatgaaagtgtgAGCATCTTCTTTGGCTTTAGTAAGatctcattttttctttttcttttgcgttGTCCCCATGTGCTCTCGAGGAGagcctccatttttttttttttttctacttttgctttcttaGTGACATGATGGCTGGATTGCTTCATTGGTGTGCAATTGGCGCATGCCATCTCCACAAACTTCTTCAGACCCTTtcctccttttcctttttcttttctacttttgtTCCCACTGCATCTCTGTCCGTCTCTTGGCGAAAACTGTCTCTGTCTCTTGGCGAAACTGAAGGGTTAACTCCActtgcttttcttggacatCTTGGTCGTGCCCATCCACTATCAcgcctcttttttctttttctgctgttTGAAACACAAGCTGGTGTACTCCAGCTGTAAAAATCCCATCAAAgtacttttcttttctgctcTTCTGCTTTTGTTCCCCACTCttccatattttttatttatttttttttttttgaaaatcccTGTAGAGCTTAATGGCCGGTGGGATTTCCTCGCTGTGGACGAACAGCCAGACGTTCATCCCCGTCATGCACAGCTTCAGCACCTCCCATGGTGTCCCCTCGCTTGCAACGGATTTCGGCTATGAGGTGGCAGTTCTCGAGGTTTTCCTTGATGGTCTCGACGGTCCTGCTTCGACGCGGTGGTGGAGCTGGGGAAGTCGAAGTTCGGCTGGGACTCTTGTCCTGCCTCTGCCTGGTCTGGTGGTGGATTTTACTATTTTCTCTAAATAATCGTACTCGTCAAAATCCATCAGACCTTTCTTCTAACCAAACAATAACCTCACGGGTAAACCTCAGTTCTGGCGATATCTCCAGTGGAGCTTGGATTGGAGGGCTTTGGTTTCCTTAACAACGAACTGAAGCAAAGAACCAAAAAATAATGGAAACATTTTTCTCGTCGTACTGCAGCTGAGCCGCCGCGGACCCGTAGGCTCGACGCTCCAGATTCTCTTCGCCACATATCCCAAAAGCTTCAATCTGGGGCTGCCACTCTCGGTAACCAGGATGCAGGGACTGGCAGTATGAATGATTTAGGGGGAGCCATGTGAGACTTCGGCgatgctctctgaatgtttgatCCCTTCAACTCAGACGGTGTTTTGGCGTCGTAGATGTCCTCGTAAACGACGAATGCGGTGGTAACCCTTAAGCATCTGCAACAGATCAGGAAAGGGTTAGATCTTGCTCTCGGTGTGGTTGTACTCGAAACTGGAGACGTTCTTGGTCTCTGCTTCTTTGTCGCACCGATCCCGGTCTctttcttcgtcttcctctGATTTCAAGCTCAGGCCGTGGACTTCCGTGTCGCTAGTTGGTTCCGGTGAAGGAGCTCCGGCGGCGCTGGTAAAAAAATGGCAGCAATTACCtcatcgaggaggaagaaggcgGTAATGATCACAACGAGGATTCACCTCAATGTTTCTAGACGCTCCTTCCCGATAACTTCCAGATCCGGTCTCAGTATTTTGGATCGGGGATTGCATGGCGTTGAACCTGTAGTAATTGCCCTGCGAAGAGGACGAGTAGGCATGAGACGCCGGCGTAGAGATACCACGACCCCGTCCCGAACGGGATGTCGTCCAACGTCGTCATCAGGTCTATGGCGCCATTCAACGACATCATTTTTACCGTCGTATTCAGCTGTTAGATTAGGATACGTGATTATGCGTGATAGACGGCAGAGATTGAAGCAGCAGAGAAGCTCATTGTGAAATAAACAACGATGAGTTGAGGTTTTCTTGAGTTGTGTTGAGTGGTGTTTGGAGGTTTGAAACggattttgcagatttgcagattctgcagattcacgatggaagtgaaaaaatgaaagagaaccgacatagttttttgtgtcgattcccacagacggcgccaaatgttgatgcacaaaaccggatggtcttggtacaacgtaaatccgaccgtgaatctgcatgaaatgtaaatgacacaagagttatcgtggttcaccccaaggtttgggctacgtccacactgattatgtatttatttgagggaatagaGAGGAAGATGGTGAAAGCttctgagagcttctgaggatgagagaggggatctcaggcctaggaattggcctccgagagtgagagtgaggcctctcTCAATTGttagggtgaggagtccttttatagaataagggctcctcacttattacatatttgccccttcctttatcacataattacatttaagtcccccgagtatttgtacgagatctaaatacgaggccctaaatatggtataaacaaatgtAACACTAACCATCTCATTAGCTAAAAAAGCAACTCGTTGGTAGTACATTAAGCTAGCAGCGAAAAAACTCACCGAACCAAAAAGACCTTTAAAAGTATTGCACATAAACTTCAAAACAACACTGACCTTAACAAGTTATACATCCATGTGAACATTTCAAGGACTTGAAGGCAAAGCAATTGGCTTCCAACATTAGTAACTAGCAAAATGTACCGATCCGTGCACCAAATATCCATTTGGGAGTATAGACTCTATAGCAAAATAATAATCTTAGAGCGGGGGTCAACCAATCAAAACACTGAACGTCAAGAAAATGTCATCCCAGACCAAGAAACTTATATGAGCTGCTGGAAATCAAGATCTCAAGCAGGTACTGCGCTCTTTCCTTGCAATTTCATGGTCTTGTTCTGCAGCCTCTCCATGAATGCAGGATTTGCTCTTAATCTCTTCTTGACATACGAAAGTCGAGCATCCTCAGCCAGTTTGTTTGCTTTCCCAGCTTCCTCAATGAGGGAAAGAAGTGTCCTGAGGCAGTcctttctattttcttctcGGTGTTCAAATCTTCACAAGAAATCACGGAAACACTGATTCAGCTTAACTAATAAAATACACAATCAACAATACCATGTTGGAACTTGGAAGTGTTAGGATACACGCACTGCAGTCTGAACAACAATCAACCACTAAGAACTCCATTTAATAATGCAAATGATAATAGAGAAAGAGGGCATGCAGTTGCCAGTTGACTTACCTCTCACTAGTAATTGTAAGCTCATCTTTCCCTGGATGGTACCGCTTTCCAACCAAGTCTCTGAGCCGACGGAATTGATGCTTTGAAAGCCCGAGTTCTTTCACTGTAACAGACAGTTTCACTTTTCTATTCTTGGGATGCCAGGAATCACCACCAGGAGCAAAGACTACCCGTGTCTGCCACCTAAGGATTGGCCCTTCGCCTGGTGGGTCAGCTAGATCCTTCTTGTCATACACATCAGCCTCATCAAATTGTGGGGGGCCGTTGGCTTCCATCTTCTGCAAATAGTCCATGACAATCTCATCCTCAAACTCCTTGAACAACTCATAAGCTTCTTCAGGTTGAAGCTCCCCTCTTTCACACTTATCCCCTAAGTCATTGAACTTCTCTTCTACCTTCCTTTTCATGTCATCTGGAGAAGACAAATTATATTACACGTTATtcaaagggaattgttattggcactccaaaaatctcattctacagtCCAAACTTTcgatatttggaaagaaaaatacacttgtgaggagtgtagaatgagatttttggagtgccaataacacttccctattCAAAACTAAGCAAAAAATTGCAAGTTTGAATCAAAAGATGCAGCTTTGGTGACATTTGAACAGTTTCGTACAATATTCATCTCTGTGATAAGCAAAGAAAATGCTTGACAGCTAACAATTGAATGCACGGAAAATTACCCTTTGACCAAGGTCTAGCCGTGTTATGAATAATGATACTAAGAAAACAACTATTGCAATCATGTCGAAACAGATCaaacaaatgaaatttttttaacactctGTGGGCAGATGCCGAAATGTCATAAAGCTTAACACACAAACATCCAGCAACAATAAGTGTATACCTGGTAGGAGCTTATCCCAGCTAAGCATATCCTCGAGAATCTCCTCACACTCCTTCGTATTTTTCATGATCCCGTGCTTAATTGCATCCTCAACAATATCATCCCACTTCTTGGGATCCATGTTGAAGTACTCATCGTTTGACATCCTCTTCATGACTATATCCTTTGCGTTATACAAGTCATCAATCTCTTCATCCGTGTCATGCAATTCCTCAAAATCCGATTCAAACTCTTGGTCCTTAACATCATCCAACGGCTGCATTTGCAATTCATCCATCAGCTCATCATCCGTTTCCTCATGCTTCCCAGCCAATCTCCTCTGCAGAATCGCTTCGAGTATGGCCGGAAGCGCCTCCTCGTCACCCTTAAAATATTTATCTATCCGCTCCTTCAGCTCTATAAAACCAAAAACGACAATTACAACGCAAATTTCAAACCCAATCGTTCTTATCTCTATAAATTTACAAGGCAAAAGAATAATAGTTACAAATATCacttaaattcaataaatttgtcCCTCCTTGGCACTAAACCAGAAACCCAATTAGCCAAAACATCCAAATAATCCAATCTCCATCAAATTATTTCACACTTTCTTCCTATAGAAAGGAAAAAATTACaagacccaaaacccaaaaaatccaAAAGATCAAAACTTTAATCTTTGGTaataaaaaacttgaaaaaaataagAGTTGGGTCACCTTTGTTATTGACGTCCTTAACTTCGACGGAAGCATCTTTCTTTTTGGTTGGGATCAAGCTCGAATCAGCAGCCGGATTGGGGCTTTCGGCGGAGGAGTCGCCCTCCGAGGAGAAGAACCGGCTGAGCAGGGACTGAGTCGAACGGGCGAGTGGGACGTGTGAGGGGGTAGGATTTGGGTTGAATGTTTGAGGAGAGAGAAGGCGATTGcgagtgtagagagagagattgctCAGCAGAGTTCGTCTCATGgttccttccttctctctctaggGTTTATCAAAAGTGGGGTTTTGGGTATCCATTAAAATGCTTTGCTTTCCTTCTTTCATTTTCCTTTCTCCCCAAACTGGAAAAcgtaatttgaaaaataaaataattttcatCTTACTACCTTAAATTTCTCAAAAATGGCACTTTGGTTATACTTATTTTTcgtttcactttcatacctaaaATTATAGTAGTCCACCACTTTCATACTTCCGTTAGCATTGCCGTCAAGTGCTCCGTTAACCGGTGACGTAGCAAGATCCATGGATTTAAAGGTCAGTGAACCAAGTCTGCATCAATATAGCTAGCTATCTTCAATTTTACAAGTTAGTTCGTTTTGCAGTCTGTTTTTCGCTGCCTCTGTCGATTGTTTGTATGTCTGTCTGTTTTGCTGCTCGATGATAGAGTTGGTCTGCTCTACCGGATTTCATGCTTCCTTTCGTGCATTTCGAGCCATTTGCGATCAACTCAAGTTTCTGTTCTCTATCTGTCGAAACCGGTGCATCAGATCAATCAGTTAGCTAAACAGCAGACTGCATAAAAGTGAGTTTcgttccttcttttcttttctgtaaaCACAATGATTTCGCCAATTTGCAAGTACACATTTAACTTAACCTAAGATCATCGACAACCAGAGACATCCGAGTCCGAAAACTAAAACAATTTGAAGAAACTAAACCATGGAGGTCTTGCTTCTTTTGTACAACATTTttctaaagaaaactaatgaaaataacttaaaaattttgagttttagtgtaaaaatgtattttttcgttaaagtgaacaatatcgggagtttttcgttaaagttgcATGCTGCACAATGCAATGTACTTAATCCATGTTCCTTCATCACATTGTCTTTAATCGTCATCAAATTTCCAAATCACTGCCTGACAATTCATCGGAATCAGCTTCAACATCATCGTCGACATCACTCAGCGGCTCCTGCCCGTGCCCGAGAATCTCTTCCATCAATTTCTCATCGGTCTCTTCGTCCTTCCCTGCCAACTTCCTCTTCAGAATTGCTTCAAAGATTGATGGCAATGCCTCCTGATTCCCACTATAGTAGGAATCAATTCGCATTTTCAGCTCTGAAACCACATCATCAAAACCAAAGATTGAAATATTAAATTTAACCTCCAAAAAAGTAAGCATCTTTCCTCCTACTAATCTTGCAAGATCGAatttttattggaaaaaaaaaaaaacacgagacacaaaatttatttaaaatttcggATCAAATAAAAGTactaacccccccccccccaaaaaaaacccagaaactcaACAAATTCCAACTTTTTTTCCAAGCCATGAATACTGCAAACTGCAAGtgattaaaacataaaaataaaaatagcatcTTTAAATCAATCAAATTGCGATTgtaatttccaaaattttcacacGAAATAGCAAATAATTAAAAGCTAAAAATTTCccagaaaacccaaaatttatATTTCTCAGAAAATCTTAATTACCTTCATTACTGACACCATCATCCCCTGCATCATTGGAAGCCTCTTTCCTGGGTGAGGGTGACTCGGTGGAGTAGAAGCTGAGTCTGGGCCGAGTCGAAGCAGCGAGCGGAGGGCCGAGTTGGGCTTTAGGGATCGGATTGTAgcagggaggagagagaagacgAGTGCGAGCGTAGAAACAGACATTTCTAAGCAGGGATCTTTTCATCGTTAGGGTTTTTTTCTCTGCTCTGAGTAGGGTTTAAACGGGAAAATACTGATAAAATGGAAGAGTTATCTGGACCTATCGGCGGATTTGAATCATCAGGCCCACATGAATTACGGGCTTTGAGTGGAAAAGTTGACATAATATTgggcttgttttttttttttttttaaacctacctttttaggaattttttttgaaatgtcatataaACTTGTACACCCTTTAATTTGTCATAGAAACTAAAATTCTAAGCAATTTATCATACCAACTTTCTGAAATCATCAATTTGTCATCTCATCCTAACTCCGTTAAG of Malus sylvestris chromosome 6, drMalSylv7.2, whole genome shotgun sequence contains these proteins:
- the LOC126624954 gene encoding uncharacterized protein LOC126624954; this encodes MRRTLLSNLSLYTRNRLLSPQTFNPNPTPSHVPLARSTQSLLSRFFSSEGDSSAESPNPAADSSLIPTKKKDASVEVKDVNNKELKERIDKYFKGDEEALPAILEAILQRRLAGKHEETDDELMDELQMQPLDDVKDQEFESDFEELHDTDEEIDDLYNAKDIVMKRMSNDEYFNMDPKKWDDIVEDAIKHGIMKNTKECEEILEDMLSWDKLLPDDMKRKVEEKFNDLGDKCERGELQPEEAYELFKEFEDEIVMDYLQKMEANGPPQFDEADVYDKKDLADPPGEGPILRWQTRVVFAPGGDSWHPKNRKVKLSVTVKELGLSKHQFRRLRDLVGKRYHPGKDELTITSERFEHREENRKDCLRTLLSLIEEAGKANKLAEDARLSYVKKRLRANPAFMERLQNKTMKLQGKSAVPA
- the LOC126624960 gene encoding uncharacterized protein LOC126624960, with protein sequence MKRSLLRNVCFYARTRLLSPPCYNPIPKAQLGPPLAASTRPRLSFYSTESPSPRKEASNDAGDDGVSNEELKMRIDSYYSGNQEALPSIFEAILKRKLAGKDEETDEKLMEEILGHGQEPLSDVDDDVEADSDELSGSDLEI